A region of Marasmius oreades isolate 03SP1 chromosome 9, whole genome shotgun sequence DNA encodes the following proteins:
- a CDS encoding uncharacterized protein (MEROPS:MER0021904) codes for MTSLLCGDLINGCAGLLQELVSRDLAASGSALSSPDTASHTAVLSTYVLPKVFQEPGNDGVWRLARHSKYWCREIWILPLHDQEMEHWLLVVICLKSHDVYLFDSFGSREILNPWIPKMFTIITLLVDAAQEQGHLRSVPKHGWVVQPLNIKRLQSNGHDCGVWILYAMTAVLRGKTIPFTPEEEMVGFRAWLSRMIRCLPCQVLEFCDPSLSDSSSDIEMY; via the exons ATGACCTCTCTCCTGTGCGGCGATTTGATAAATGGCTGTGCCGGACTTCTACAGGAACTCGTATCTAGAGATCTTGCAGCATCGGGGAGTGCTTTGTCTTCACCAGATACAGCCTCTCACACAGCTGTCCTCTCAACATATGTCCTTCCAAAAGTATTCCAGGAGCCGGGAAATGATGGAGTTTGGCGCCTGGCACGGCACAGCAAGTATTGGTGTCGTGAAATATGGATTCTCCCGCTGCATGACCAAGAGATGGAACATTGGCTGTTAGTGGTTATCTGCTTGAAATCTCATGATGTCTACCTCTTTGACAGCTTTGGGTCACGAGAAATTCTGAATCCCTGGATACCA AAAATGTTCACCATTATCACTTTGCTGGTTGATGCCGCGCAGGAACAAGGTCATTTGCGATCTGTCCCGAAGCATGGTTGGGTTGTACAGCCGCTTAAT ATTAAGCGACTGCAGTCGAATGGTCATGACTGCGGGGTGTGGATCTTGTACGCAATGACTGCCGTGTTAAGGGGAAAGACTATACCGTTTACACCAGAGGAGGAGATGGTCGGTTTCCGTGCATGGCTTTCAAGAATGATTAGATGTTTGCCATGTCAAGTCCTCGAATTCTGTGATCCGTCATTGTCAGATAGTAGTAGCGATATTGAGATGTATTAG